In a genomic window of Gossypium arboreum isolate Shixiya-1 chromosome 7, ASM2569848v2, whole genome shotgun sequence:
- the LOC108467767 gene encoding arogenate dehydratase/prephenate dehydratase 2, chloroplastic-like isoform X2, which yields MATATSIVRSPAALLFAKVTVSDHKPTPTIQISRFPSKRSCFTALLSSLHDNNDDDDNNNNNNVISHPKPLSSSQLFNSVSNGSRLRVAYQGVRGAYSEAAAEKAYPNCETVPCDQFDSAFQAVEKWLVDRAVLPIENSLGGSIHRNYDLLLRHSLHIVGEVKLAVQHCLVANHGVQLEDLSRVLSHPQALAQCENTLTKIGLSREAVDDTALAAKHVALHKLKDTGAVASSSAAKIYGLNILAQNIQDDCDNVTRFLILAREPIIPGIQNPFKTSIVFSLEEGPGVLFKALAVFALRQINLTKIESRPLRNQPLRAADDNNGSNIDG from the exons ATGGCTACCGCCACTTCCATCGTACGGTCTCCAGCGGCCCTACTCTTTGCCAAAGTCACTGTCTCCGATCACAAACCAACCCCAACCATTCAAATCTCCCGATTCCCTTCAAAACGTAGTTGTTTCACTGCTCTTTTGTCTTCCCTCCACGACAACAACGACGACGacgacaacaacaacaacaacaacgtCATCTCGCATCCCA aGCCTCTTTCTTCATCCCAGCTCTTTAATTCCGTGTCTAATGGCTCTCGCCTTCGCGTTGCATATCAG GGAGTTCGTGGTGCCTACAGTGAAGCTGCTGCTGAGAAGGCCTATCCCAATTGTGAAACTGTTCCTTGTGACCAATTTGATTCTGCTTTTCAA GCTGTTGAAAAGTGGTTAGTGGATAGAGCAGTATTACCGATTGAGAATTCTTTAGGTGGTAGTATACATAGGAATTATGACCTCTTGCTTCGCCATAGCTTGCATATTGTTGGGGAAGTTAAGCTTGCTGTTCAACATTGCTTAGTAGCCAATCATGGTGTTCAACTTGAGGATTTAAGTAGGGTTCTTAGTCATCCTCAG GCTCTAGCTCAGTGCGAGAACACGTTAACAAAGATAGGCTTGAGCAGAGAAGCAGTTGATGATACTGCCCTTGCAGCAAAG CATGTGGCTCTCCACAAACTAAAAGATACTGGAGCTGTTGCAAGTTCTTCGGCTGCAAAGATATATGGATTGAACATCCTTGCTCAAAATATTCAG GATGATTGTGATAATGTTACTCGATTTCTAATTCTGGCCAGGGAACCAATTATTCCTGGCATCCAGAATCCATTCAAG ACAAGTATAGTTTTTTCGTTAGAGGAGGGTCCTGGTGTGCTTTTCAAGGCACTTGCTGTTTTTGCGCTTCGGCAGATCAACCTGACAAAG ATTGAAAGTCGCCCATTGAGGAACCAGCCTTTGCGAGCAGCTGATGATAACAATGGTTCAAA